Genomic segment of Candidatus Rokuibacteriota bacterium:
CGTGGACTCCATCGACCACGGTCACTACCTCGACGAGGAGCAAGCCCTGCAGATGAAGGCGAAGGGCATCTACCTCGTGCCCACGTTCGGCCCCGTCCACTACTACGTCTCGAAGCGCGAGGCGGAGCCGTGGCGGATCGCCCGGGCCGAGCAGGTGGAGCCGCTTCACGCCACGTCCTTCCGGATGGCGCTCGACATCGGGGTGCCCATCGCGATGGGCTGCGACTGCGGCGCCCAGTCCCGCATGCCGAACGGCTCGAACGCACTGGAGCTGGAGCTGATGGTCAAGTACGGGATGACGCCGATGGCCGCGCTGGTCGCTGCCACGCGGGAGGCGGCCCGACTGCTGCGGATCATCGACAGCGTCGGGACGCTGGAGCCCGGCAAGGCCGCCGACCTGCTCGTGGTCGAGCGCAACCCCGTGGACGACATCTGCGTCATGCAGACGGCGGTGAAGATGGTCGTGCAGGGCGGCGTCGTGCGCCGCGACGACCTCGGGCTGGCCGGCGCCGGCACGGGCGCCGGGGCATGAGCAACCCCGACCTCTATCGCACGGCGACGCTCGTCGTCCGCCACGCCCTCGACGTCAAGCCGGGTGAAGCCGTCGCGGTCGTCACGGATCCCGGCCGCTCGCCGCGCATCGCTGGGGCCTTCATGGCGGCGCTGCGCGCCGCCGGCGCCGAGGCGGTGCTGCTCACCATGTTCGTCCGCGAGGGCCGCAAGGAGCCGCCGGAGGCCGTCCGGGCCGCCCTCGAGCGCGTGACCGCGATCATCACGCCGACGACGGTCTCCATGACCTACAGCGACACGCTGCTCGAGGCCCGGCGGCGGGGCGCGCGGGTCATGACGATGCCGCTCATCACCGAGGCGATCTTCGGCCGCGCCGGCGCCGTGGATCCCGACGAGATCGTCACGCTCACCCGGGCCCTGGCCCGGCGGCTCGCCGAGGCGCGCACCCTCCATCTGACCTCCCCGCTCGGCACCGACCTGCGCGTCAGCCTCGGCGGCCACCCCCCCGAGCTGATCGACGGCATCTGCCGGAACCCCGGGGATTACGACCAGGTCCCCTCGGGGGTGGCCAGCGTGCTGGCCGCGGAGACCGAGGGAGTCCTGGTGGCCGACGCCTCGGTGAGCCAGGTGGGGACGCCGGCGGCGCCGATCCGCTTCGAAGTGACCGCCAGCCGGATCACCGCCATCGAGGGAGGGGCCGAGGCGCGGCTGCTCCGGCGGATCCTCGAGGAGGCCGACGACCCGAACGTCTTCCACTGCGCGGCGGAGATCGGCATCGGCTGCAACCGCTGGGCCCGGCACCTGCCGTCGAGCGAATTCAGCATGGAGGGCGTCCGCGCGCACGGCTGGGTGCACGTGGGCTTCGGAGATGACCACACGCTGCCCGGCGGGACGGTCCACGCCAGGATGCACAACGACGCGCTCCTGAGCGACTGTCGGCTGATGGCGGACGGCGTCGTGCTGGCCGACGGCGGCCGGCTCGTCGTCGACAGCCTCGAGCTGCCGCGCGCCTGATTCCCACCGACGCCGGACGCCTCGTGGCGGGGCCTCGCTGCAGTCGTCGGCGCACAGCCACGCGACGGCGCTGGCCACCGGCGCCTTGACAATCCCGCCGTCTTCCCGTATTCAATTGGCATTCACGATGCTAAACGCTGTGCAGATACCTGAACCAGGCGGGGCCTGAGCCGTGGTGCGCTCCATCGAGCGCGGCATCGACGTCCTGAACCTGCTCGTCCCGCCCGGGCGGGCCATGACGCTCAGTCAGCTCAGCCGGGAGCTTGGCGCGCCGAAGAGCACCGTGCTCACCATCGTGCGCACGCTCGCCGGGCGGGGCTTCCTCGCCTACGACGCCGAGCCCCGGACGTACCGGCTGGGTCCCGCCCTCACGCGGTTCGGCGCAAACGCGCAGGCCATCGACCTGAGTGCCCTCGCCAAGCCCCACCTGGAGGCGCTGGCCGC
This window contains:
- a CDS encoding amidohydrolase family protein gives rise to the protein VDAMRREVRSHVKRGADSIKLMLSPGVATKGANVNSEQFSLEEVQAAVYEAHKVGRPVQTHAVGIGGIRNGVAAGVDSIDHGHYLDEEQALQMKAKGIYLVPTFGPVHYYVSKREAEPWRIARAEQVEPLHATSFRMALDIGVPIAMGCDCGAQSRMPNGSNALELELMVKYGMTPMAALVAATREAARLLRIIDSVGTLEPGKAADLLVVERNPVDDICVMQTAVKMVVQGGVVRRDDLGLAGAGTGAGA